GCTAGTTATTTATTGTCTTTAGCAGTCGGTTCGCTTTTGGCCGGTGGTTTCTCGATTGGCTGCAACGTGCAGTCTTCTAGCTCAAGCACGTGGTCGCGCCATACATCTGCTTTTTTCGTACCGCGAACGATACCGATTGCGCGGATTGGATCGCCGGTCTTGTAGTCCGCAGCAACGGCCTCTCCCTCCGAGTTCAAATAGGCAATGACGTTTGGCGGGTATGAGCCTTCGCGAAACCATTTTTGCTCGCGGGGCGGGAGCCGTGACAGTTGTGATTGGGTCATACCCGGAAAGGTGATGACCTCGAATCCCAAGGTATATCGGTATCGGCCAGCATCGCTGCGCCCGATTTTACCCCATCCATTTACTTCGACAATCTTGCCTTTGTACTTTTTGTCTGCCGCGAGAACGTTTTGACCGTACTCATTGAACAAATCAATCGCGCTAACTTTCG
This region of Gemmata massiliana genomic DNA includes:
- a CDS encoding OB-fold protein, which translates into the protein MRAFLISCALLLGVGCEKQRPPTEQVTPPEDTPAPNPKGPDSAPTSRTPVAKVSAIDLFNEYGQNVLAADKKYKGKIVEVNGWGKIGRSDAGRYRYTLGFEVITFPGMTQSQLSRLPPREQKWFREGSYPPNVIAYLNSEGEAVAADYKTGDPIRAIGIVRGTKKADVWRDHVLELEDCTLQPIEKPPAKSEPTAKDNK